A single genomic interval of Saccharomyces eubayanus strain FM1318 chromosome IV, whole genome shotgun sequence harbors:
- the TBS1 gene encoding Tbs1p, translating to MGSVFPSGHTMGDTRKSTFEWSNSISQNDQRTENAGSSIGSVVPAIPPAPSNFQPDLGAPITSPQLSPFLDHRLRQQAMAHMISADKNFLAYNMDSFKSRVTKACDYCRKRKIRCTEIDPNYGRCRNCIKYNKDCTFHFHEELKRRRQETSNNKDIGKPVKKHKSDKENAFGDENFDAVAPVSSTSSTDSMLRLQEPIKPQESSGVYAASGASDRDDEVSEHNPIDEEVLGEIELNHRKVSRKVFVLEEVCKNMKEMIEKLAENTGTDVVNREFMKRPKRKQYSKALLTKQKLLHFRQNISPHLTDEEFVAPINDMFTTTFKYSILQTKMALDFSFRSASSPSKENILYPLPSLAIAKRLIGNIRCPSLASLLHIIDINQCLRLADTYYSPSKGKLTSSQAFLFNICLCIGATVTNFKEKQELIGENGHEIYYFEKFELWKLRSFTFLNSVYYYHKLGVTRVDMTTLKALLLLAKFTQQKISASSAVKVLSVAIKVALDLRLNLHSTYEDLELDEIIKRRRLWCFCFSTDKFFSVVLSRPPLLREENTDVLTDDSYVELFRDKILPNLLKKNDNEQLQKVKDIMSVVNLLANHLEYMPYIHSYFVSRLALIESHIYYSCFSIRTTLDDTLDEIIENVFENCKALDRMQDDLPIILSLENYKQNMKILALEFPKLDFEMNCCTTILLHLRWYHQKITLNLFVISIIKDNLDQCASSRHDVIEILRTSKLNFKQNCIAVLNILKDFDYYPTIQNEFLYFSLTTVFSMFLYLSESMKNDENALETGYIIALLRDTHTRMLGSEENYHSIYNLKWQTSLFFYTFFLRSTMEKFNLSSKYAKFYEFDPKYYDDISKKLAKHARESKDDMVELLKTSFINKKKMTTFGSFVTEDQDQMKVSFNLFKEITMHDLNFLKVSSIPKLWGYSTASSSKDFSDSNDSNATSNKNTKNSNDEDDANDNDNKNDDDDDDDDDDGEKEEEEEEEEEDDDDDDDNDNDNDNDVDDYDRSLFPTGFTTSIDETYSEQGTNENNDENAMSNKLFGKIEEYLDHGVFFYDRDFFFRKLGAKM from the coding sequence ATGGGCTCAGTTTTTCCAAGTGGTCATACTATGGGTGACACAAGGAAATCAACCTTTGAATGGAGTAATAGCATATCGCAGAATGATCAAAGAACCGAGAACGCTGGAAGCTCTATAGGCTCAGTGGTCCCTGCCATACCCCCGGCACCATCAAATTTTCAGCCTGACCTAGGTGCTCCTATTACCTCGCCCCAGCTGAGTCCTTTTTTGGACCACCGTTTAAGACAACAGGCCATGGCACACATGATTTCTGCCGATAAGAATTTTTTGGCTTATAATATGgactctttcaaaagcagAGTGACTAAGGCATGTGACTATTGccgaaagagaaaaattagaTGTACAGAAATTGATCCGAATTATGGTAGATGCAGAAACTGTATCAAGTATAACAAAGACTGTACGTTCCATTTTcatgaagaattgaaaaggaGGCGCCAAGAGacttcaaataataaagatatCGGAAAGCCAGTCAAGAAGCACAAATCCGATAAGGAAAACGCATTTGGCGACGAAAATTTTGATGCAGTGGCGCCAGTAAGCAGTACTTCCTCTACGGACAGCATGCTCAGATTACAAGAACCAATTAAACCTCAAGAAAGCTCTGGGGTTTATGCTGCAAGCGGAGCAAGTGATAGAGACGATGAAGTATCTGAGCATAATCCCATTGATGAGGAAGTGTTGGGGGAAATAGAACTAAATCATAGAAAGGTTTCtagaaaagtttttgtGCTTGAAGAAGTCTGCAAGAATATGAAGGAAATGATAGAGAAATTAGCAGAAAATACTGGAACAGACGTTGTCAATAGAGAGTTTATGAAACgaccaaaaagaaaacaatattcGAAGGCCTTGTTAACTAAACAAAAACTGTTGCATTTTAGACAGAATATTTCTCCACATTTAACTGACGAAGAATTTGTAGCACCAATAAATGATATGTTTACAACAACTTTTAAATACTCTATTTTGCAAACCAAAATGGCActggatttttcttttcgatCTGCCTCATCTCCGTCGAAAGAGAATATCTTGTATCCGTTACCTTCTTTGGCGATTGCGAAGCGCCTGATCGGAAATATAAGATGCCCGTCATTAGCTTCTCTTCTCCACATAATTGATATAAACCAGTGTTTGAGACTTGCCGACACATATTATAGCCCCTCCAAAGGGAAGCTTACTTCGTCACAagcttttttgtttaatatATGCTTGTGTATTGGAGCTACTGTGACGAACttcaaagagaaacaaGAGCTCATTGGTGAAAACGGTCAtgaaatttattattttgagAAGTTTGAATTGTGGAAATTGAGGTCGTTCACCTTCCTCAATTCCGTCTACTACTACCATAAACTGGGTGTGACACGGGTTGACATGACGACATTAAAGGCATTGCTTTTACTAGCGAAGTTTACTCAGCAAAAAATCAGCGCCTCGTCAGCCGTTAAGGTACTTTCTGTGGCAATCAAGGTTGCATTGGATTTGCGACTCAATTTGCACTCTACCTATGAAGATCTAGAGCTTGATGAAATAATTAAAAGGCGGCGCTTATGgtgcttttgtttttcaactgacaaatttttttctgtagTCTTGTCAAGACCACCACTCCTTAGGGAGGAAAACACGGATGTCTTGACAGATGATAGTTACGTTGAGTTATTCAGGGACAAAATTCTGCCAaatcttctcaaaaaaaatgacaacgAACAATTACAAAAAGTGAAAGATATAATGTCGGTTGTGAACCTATTGGCGAATCACCTTGAATATATGCCATACATTCATTCATATTTCGTATCGAGATTAGCCCTTATAGAATCCCATATCTATTACTCATGCTTTTCCATCAGAACTACTCTTGACGACACGCTTGATGAAATTATCGAGAACGTTTTCGAGAATTGCAAAGCACTGGACAGAATGCAGGATGATCTACCCATTATACTTTCATTGGAAAATTACAAACAAAACATGAAGATTTTAGCTTTAGAGTTCCCCAAACTGGACTTTGAAATGAATTGCTGTACAACAATTCTTTTACATCTCAGATGGTATCATCAAAAGATAACTTTGAACTTGTTTGTTATTTCCATTATCAAAGACAATTTAGACCAATGTGCAAGCTCTCGCCATGATGTAATTGAAATACTTAGAACATCAAAATTAAATTTTAAACAAAATTGCATTGCAGTACTGAATATATTGAAGGATTTTGACTATTATCCTACTATCCAGAACGAATTCTTGTATTTTTCCCTCACGACGGTATTTTCCATGTTCCTATATTTATCTGAGAGtatgaaaaatgatgaaaacgCTTTAGAAACTGGTTACATAATCGCATTACTTAGGGATACGCATACCCGTATGCTAGGATCAGAGGAGAATTATCATTCCATATACAATTTGAAATGGCAGacatctctttttttttataccttttttttacgaAGTacaatggaaaaattcaatcTCTCAAGTAAGTATGCGAAATTCTATGAGTTTGATCCGAAATATTACGATgatatttcaaagaaattggcCAAGCATGCAAGGGAATCAAAAGACGATATGGTAGAGCTCTTAAAAACTTCCttcataaacaaaaaaaagatgacTACATTCGGCAGTTTTGTTACGGAAGACCAAGACCAAATGAAAGTGTCATTTAATCTCTTTAAGGAAATAACAATGCATGATTTGAACTTCTTGAAAGTGTCAAGCATTCCGAAATTATGGGGATACAGTACTGCGAGTTCGAGTAAAGACTTTAGTGATAGTAACGATAGCAACGCTACCTCTAATAAAAACACCAAAAACTCgaacgatgaagatgatgctaatgataatgacaacaagaatgatgatgatgatgatgatgatgatgatgatggagaaaaagaagaagaagaagaagaagaagaagaagatgatgatgatgatgatgacaatgataatgacaatgataatgatgttGACGATTACGACAGATCCCTATTCCCAACAGGTTTCACTACATCCATAGACGAGACATATTCTGAGCAGGGaacaaatgaaaataatgatgaaaacgCGATGTCAAACAAATTATTTGGAAAGATCGAAGAATACTTGGACCATGGTGTATTCTTTTATGACCgggatttcttttttaggAAACTGGGCGCAAAAATGTGA
- the APD1 gene encoding Apd1p — MALLNIFNRKSADEASQLTTKGRQEISQAITICKGDDAADQQDCSGDCKEDIEDGEQAFARLKIEHETPLLNSSKTPKIHFVVPTSQSDWQHDACSEDKKSVQYKISQWCDKNSSKFSSVGAGKTLNCGVSSLPKDIMDIEVMRGTKNNVLVLPYFIWLNDLRSDNVEETLDDVVPILLNGSISRDKLLETRRDITDARERAFIFLCSHTTRDKRCGITAPYLKKVFDNKLQEHALYRDNSDFRPGGVKIAFVNHVGGHKFASNVQIFLKNPNTLIWLGRVTPVMVPSIVEHLIIPEKPTLPYPEKVRCIKKYENW; from the coding sequence ATGGCTCTTTTGAACATATTTAATAGAAAAAGCGCTGATGAGGCTTCACAACTGACTACAAAGGGAAGGCAGGAAATATCTCAAGCCATCACAATATGTAAAGGCGACGATGCCGCCGACCAACAAGACTGTTCCGGTGATTGTAAAGAGGATATTGAAGACGGGGAGCAAGCATTTGCTAGGCTGAAGATAGAGCACGAAACTCCCTTGttgaattcttcaaagacacCGAAAATCCATTTTGTTGTGCCGACATCTCAAAGCGACTGGCAGCATGATGCTTGCTCAGAGGACAAAAAATCTGTCCAGTACAAAATTTCCCAGTGGTGTGATAAGAACTCTAGCAAATTTTCAAGCGTGGGTGCAGGAAAGACATTAAATTGTGGGGTTTCATCTTTACCTAAAGATATTATGGACATCGAAGTTATGCGGGGAACTAAGAACaatgttcttgttctgCCTTATTTTATTTGGTTGAATGATCTCAGGTCAGATAACGTTGAAGAAACACTAGATGATGTAGTTCCCATTTTGTTGAATGGTTCTATTTCCAGGGATAAGTTGCTAGAAACGCGACGGGACATAACAGACGCACGGGAACGTGCCTTTATATTCTTATGTTCTCACACTACAAGGGACAAAAGGTGTGGGATTACAGCCCCGTACTTAAAGAAAGTTTTCGATAATAAATTGCAAGAGCATGCGCTATATAGAGATAATTCAGACTTCAGACCTGGCGGCGTCAAGATTGCGTTTGTTAATCACGTTGGTGGACATAAGTTTGCATCAAAtgttcaaatatttttgaagaatccGAACACGTTAATCTGGCTGGGAAGAGTAACGCCAGTTATGGTACCTTCCATTGTCGAACATCTGATAATTCCTGAAAAACCTACTCTTCCATATCCGGAGAAGGTGCGTtgcataaaaaaatatgagaACTGGTAA
- the SPP381 gene encoding U4/U6-U5 snRNP complex subunit SPP381, whose translation MSFRHFKRRAVTSSEKESSSADEHDFDEDIHVLKKSVSVKEKSSTAESIEETPKNDTNQDDEESNDGETEAGSESEESSDCSSTSENGDIIPLQRPLFLKKVNKNKQRAPTIDKDQNESDTHAEQKKKFTVMKRIDKANQAAQKHEIMRLHFDTNYSTNEELIKQCMLLNDNDYVDPEKERLAWLKRQEERSQRYRNAQLAKQQLLEQYEANKFASMQKDKDRHSRFEVATDTGKEQVTTMKQTSTEKSKKSYDNNRYKVTRAKNIEFRKNSAHENENDKNDAESESEYSII comes from the coding sequence ATGAGTTTTAGGCATTTTAAGAGGAGAGCTGTTACGAGCTCAGAGAAAGAAAGCTCTTCAGCGGATGAACACGATTTCGATGAGGACATTCATGTACTAAAGAAGTCAGTCTCTGTAAAAGAGAAGTCTTCAACAGCAGAAAGTATAGAAGAGACACCAAAGAACGACACGAATCAAGACGACGAAGAATCAAACGATGGTGAAACCGAAGCCGGTTCTGAAAGTGAGGAGAGTAGTGATTGCAGTAGTACTAGTGAAAATGGAGATATAATACCTTTACAGAGacctttgtttttgaaaaaagtaaacaaaaacaaacaacgAGCTCCTACAATCGATAAAGATCAAAACGAAAGTGATACGCATGCTGagcagaaaaagaaatttactgtgatgaaaagaattgaCAAAGCTAACCAAGCGGCACAGAAGCATGAAATAATGAGGCTGCATTTTGACACCAATTACAGTACCAATGAGGAATTGATCAAGCAATGTATGCTTCTTAATGATAACGATTATGTCGATccagaaaaagagagacTCGCGTGGCTAAAAAGACAAGAGGAACGTAGTCAAAGATATAGGAATGCCCAACTTGCCAAACAACAACTTCTGGAACAATATGAAGCAAACAAATTCGCCTCAATGCAAAAAGATAAAGACAGACATTCCAGGTTTGAGGTCGCCACAGACACAGGCAAAGAGCAGGTGACTACTATGAAACAAACGTCGACTGAGAAATCTAAAAAATCATACGACAACAATCGCTACAAAGTCACAAGAGCTAAAAATATTGAGTTCCGCAAAAATAGTGCacatgaaaatgaaaatgacaaaaacGATGCAGAATCTGAATCTGAATATTCTATCATATAA
- the RIB7 gene encoding 2,5-diamino-6-(ribosylamino)-4(3H)-pyrimidinone 5'-phosphate reductase translates to MSLVPLCSDLPQFLQGYLPNATKKETSIRPFITLTYAQSLDARISKGPGIRTTISHPETKTMTHYLRYHHDGILIGSGTALIDDPGLNCKWGRDSLANSPRPIILDTKQKWRFDGSKMQELYNKGLGKPPIVVVANDPAIKEHHVEYAICPMDKATKQIDWEKLFEKLKKDFNIQSVMIEGGANVINQLLLRNDIINSLIITIGSTFLGRSGTEVSPLQSVNLKGITWWKGTTDVVMCAKLDNE, encoded by the coding sequence ATGTCTTTAGTACCATTGTGTTCGGACCTACCACAATTCTTGCAAGGTTACCTACCAAATGccaccaaaaaagaaaccagCATTCGGCCTTTCATTACGTTGACGTATGCGCAATCGCTGGACGCGAGAATATCTAAGGGTCCTGGAATAAGAACCACTATTTCGCATCCTGAGACAAAAACAATGACACATTATCTACGATATCATCACGATGGAATACTTATCGGAAGTGGGACAGCACTAATTGATGATCCTGGATTGAATTGTAAATGGGGTCGAGATTCGCTTGCAAATTCACCAAGGCCAATAATTTTAGACACAAAGCAAAAATGGAGATTCGACGGTTCAAAAATGCAAGAACTTTACAATAAGGGATTAGGTAAACCACCGATTGTTGTTGTCGCAAATGATCCAGCAATAAAAGAGCACCATGTTGAGTATGCAATATGCCCAATGGATAAAGCCACAAAACAAATTGATTGGGAGAAgctgtttgaaaaattaaagaaagacTTTAATATACAATCAGTTATGATTGAAGGAGGAGCCAACGTAATAAATCAGTTGTTACTAAGAAATGACATCATCAATAGTCTCATAATAACTATTGGGTCAACATTTTTGGGCAGATCAGGTACGGAAGTGAGTCCGCTACAATCAGTTAATTTGAAGGGTATAACATGGTGGAAAGGTACCACTGATGTAGTGATGTGTGCGAAACTAGACAACGAATAG
- the RPB5 gene encoding DNA-directed RNA polymerase core subunit RPB5: protein MDQENERNISRLWRAFKTVKEMVKDRGYFITQEEVELPLDDFKVKYCDSMGRPQRKMMSFQANPTEESVAKFPEMGSLWVEFCDEPSVGVKTMKTFVIHIQEKNFQTGIFIYQNNITPSAMKLVPSIPPATIETFNEAALVVNITHHELVPQHIRLSTDEKRELLKRYRLKESQLPRIQRADPVALYLGLKRGEVVKIIRKSETSGRYASYRICM, encoded by the coding sequence ATGgatcaagaaaatgaaagaaacatCTCAAGATTATGGAGAGCATTTAAAACAGTAAAAGAAATGGTCAAAGACAGAGGCTACTTCATCACCCAAGAGGAAGTTGAACTGCCATTAGATGATTTTAAAGTTAAGTATTGTGATTCCATGGGTAGGCCACAGCGTAAAATGATGTCATTCCAAGCGAATCCAACTGAAGAATCTGTTGCAAAGTTCCCAGAAATGGGTTCCTTATGGGTAGAATTTTGTGACGAACCTTCTGTTGGTGTAAAGACAATGAAGACCTTTGTTATAcatattcaagaaaaaaacttccaaaCAGGTATCTTCATTTaccaaaataatattacCCCAAGTGCAATGAAATTAGTACCTTCTATACCACCTGCCACTATAGAAACATTTAATGAAGCCGCCTTAGTGGTCAATATAACTCACCACGAGTTGGTTCCACAACATATCAGATTAAGCactgatgaaaaaagagaactattgaaaagataCAGATTAAAGGAATCTCAACTAccaagaattcaaagagcTGATCCTGTAGCCTTATACTTAGGTTTGAAAAGAGGAGAAGTAGTAAAAATTATAAGAAAGAGTGAAACTTCTGGTCGTTATGCCAGTTACAGAATCTGTATGTAA
- the CNS1 gene encoding HSP70/90 family co-chaperone CNS1, with protein sequence MGSTKPNDEYKKPQKYVPGPGDPVLPPQLSEFKDKTSDEILTEMNRMPFFMTKLDDTDGAGGENVELEALKALAYEGEPHEIAENFKKQGNELYKAKRFKDARELYTKGIAVECEDRSLNESLFANRAACELELKNYRKCVEDCGKALTINPKNIKCYYRISKSFFQLSKLEEAKSAALFAKEKIDPENKSILSILSVIEEKEQELKLKEEKKKKEAQDRENEKIMLESAITLRNITNIKTQSPVELLNEGKIKLEDSMDFESQLIYPALIMYPTLDEFDFVGEVSELTTVQELIDLVMDRPQERFEKEGKQNFTPKKVLAFMETKAGGLIKAGKKIAFHDILKKVTPDVPLFDNALKIYIVPKAESEEWISKWDKXKALERRFL encoded by the coding sequence ATGGGCTCAACCAAACCAAATGATGAATACAAAAAACCCCAAAAGTATGTGCCAGGACCCGGTGATCCTGTACTGCCACCACAACTGTCTGAATTCAAAGATAAAACATCCGATGAAATCCTTACAGAGATGAACAGGATGCCTTTCTTTATGACCAAATTGGATGATACTGACGGTGCTGGTGGTGAAAATGTAGAATTAGAAGCCTTAAAGGCATTGGCGTATGAGGGCGAACCACATGAAATTGctgaaaactttaaaaagCAAGGGAATGAACTATATAAAGCGAAAAGATTTAAAGACGCAAGAGAGCTTTACACCAAGGGTATAGCCGTGGAATGTGAGGATAGATCTTTAAATGAATCACTTTTTGCTAACAGGGCTGCATGTGAGttggaattgaaaaattacagaAAGTGCGTTGAAGATTGTGGTAAAGCACTGACTATAAACCCAAAAAACATTAAGTGCTATTATCGTATAAGTAAGtccttttttcaattgagTAAACTCGAGGAAGCCAAGTCAGCTGCATTATTTGctaaggaaaaaattgaccCAGAAAACAAATCTATTTTGAGTATTCTATCAGtgattgaagaaaaagagcaagagcTCAAACTGAAAgaggagaaaaagaaaaaagaagctcAAGATCgtgaaaatgagaaaattATGCTTGAAAGTGCCATAACATTAAGGAATATAACCAACATAAAAACACAGTCTCCAGTAGAACTATTGAATGAAGGCAAGATAAAATTAGAAGACTCAATGGATTTTGAATCTCAATTGATTTATCCAGCATTAATCATGTATCCCACGCTGGATGAGTTTGATTTCGTAGGTGAAGTAAGTGAGCTGACCACCGTACAAGAACTTATTGATCTGGTTATGGATAGACCACAAGAAaggtttgaaaaagaaggtaaaCAAAACTTTACTCCAAAGAAAGTTTTGGCATTTATGGAAACAAAGGCTGGTGGCTTAATTAAAGCTGGTAAGAAAATAGCATTCCATGATATCTTAAAAAAAGTTACACCGGATGTGCCATTATTCGATAACgctttgaaaatatatattgtACCAAAAGCTGAAAGTGAAGAATGGATATCGAAATGGGATAAAMAAAAAGCCTTAGAAAGGAGATTCTTGTAA
- the ICS2 gene encoding Ics2p, which produces MDKLEHRESQRLSTFSFPNTGSQSSTSIKSLGSPLHGRFSSLSSNESQFDSGKQPQEYEKNFYFEESQGEAIFNKLKTYSLPGDKDGVKARRDSSICPKRATAISPLRMDSNELPLHLRSQSHEFMKPSGRRKSYHRKSHAISFSRSYKPDFIDDYDSISNTTSNSRKTSMASSILDRELHSSLDTSYTHQESPKSTILNTNEQLRRNASGNFGNLEEFAIRNQINIKGKIFADKPETGDILQPLIDLDIGNE; this is translated from the coding sequence ATGGACAAATTGGAACATAGAGAAAGCCAAAGGTTGAGCACTTTTAGTTTTCCAAACACAGGAAGTCAATCCAGTACTTCTATCAAATCACTTGGTAGCCCACTCCATGGAAGATTTAGCTCGCTTTCTTCAAACGAATCTCAGTTTGATAGTGGCAAGCAACCACAAGAGtatgaaaagaatttttattttgaggAATCTCAAGGTGAAGCCATATTCAATAAGTTGAAAACCTACTCTTTACCAGGAGACAAGGATGGGGTGAAAGCAAGGAGAGACTCTTCCATATGTCCAAAAAGAGCCACTGCAATATCCCCTCTAAGAATGGACAGTAATGAGTTACCGTTACATTTACGTTCACAATCACACGAATTCATGAAACCATcaggaagaagaaagagctATCACAGGAAGAGTCATGCAATCTCATTTAGCAGGTCTTATAAGCCAGATTTCATTGACGACTACGATTCCATCTCAAATACGACCTCTAactcaagaaaaacttcaatGGCGAGTTCCATTTTAGATAGAGAATTACACTCTTCATTGGATACTTCATACACTCATCAAGAATCTCCCAAAAGTACGATACTAAACACAAATGAACAATTAAGAAGGAACGCAAGCGGCAATTTCGGCAATTTGGAAGAATTTGCAataagaaatcaaatcaatATTAAGGGTAAGATATTCGCCGATAAACCAGAAACTGGAGACATCCTGCAACCATTAATCGATTTGGATATTGGCAACGAATGA
- the AMN1 gene encoding Amn1p: protein MKLERISSNGSFKRGRDIQSLDSPCTRPSKKISPSASFTSLKHKRPFKDIVRKYKGHLYQNDCISSSSKVKATRPDLSLKTSQNFLQNNLPTTPVKKACNEYILTPEATPLKNTPIENAWASSRIVSATSLSIVTPTDFKNDLVDEFSELRLVQPSIVQHRPTHAVFEIPEIVENIIRIVVSLESANIPKERPCLRRSPQSYEHSLLMYKDEERAKKAWTQSQLLQQSPLAIHNKNKQGTLFSCMMVNKLWLNITRPFLFGNLHFKSVHSFKNFLRTSQETNQVIKPSHFVLHKLHQITQPDIEKLSSRMECQNLKWLEFYVCPRITPPLAWFDNLQKLEKLIIPGNKHIDDNFLLRLSQNLPNLKHLDLRACDNVSDSGVVCIAFNCPKLKNFNIGRHRQGNLITSVSLVALGKYTQVETVGFAGCDIDDAGIWEFARLNGENVKRLSLNSCHLLSDYSLPILFALNSFPNLAVLEIRNLDKITDVRHFVKYNLWKKSMSAPILIEACERITKLIDEEENRIKRINSFIALKDMTAWANADDEMQDKLW, encoded by the coding sequence ATGAAATTAGAACGCATAAGCAGTAATGgctctttcaaaagaggTAGGGACATTCAGTCTCTTGACTCTCCATGCACAAGACCTTCGAAAAAGATATCACCGAGTGCATCTTTCACATCTCTTAAACACAAAAGGCCTTTCAAGGATATTgtaagaaaatataaaggACATCTCTATCAAAATGATTGTATTTCCAGCTCTAGCAAAGTGAAGGCAACAAGGCCTGATTTGTCTCTAAAAACAAGCCAAAACTTCCTTCAAAACAATTTACCAACCACACCTGTAAAGAAAGCCTGTAATGAATACATCTTAACACCGGAAGCCACGCCACTAAAAAATACCCCTATTGAAAATGCATGGGCTTCCTCTAGAATTGTTTCTGCCACCAGTCTTTCAATCGTGACGCCAACTGACTTTAAAAATGACCTTGTCGATGAATTCTCTGAATTGAGGTTGGTGCAGCCCTCGATTGTTCAGCATCGACCAACTCATGCagtctttgaaattcctGAAATCGTAGAGAATATCATAAGGATAGTGGTTTCTTTGGAGTCTGCTAACATACCAAAGGAAAGGCCATGCCTACGAAGAAGCCCACAATCTTATGAACACTCTTTGCTTATGTATAAAGATGAGGAAAGAGCCAAGAAAGCTTGGACGCAATCTCAGCTGCTGCAACAGTCACCACTTGCCATACACAATAAAAACAAGCAAGGAACTCTGTTCAGTTGTATGATGGTTAATAAATTATGGCTCAATATAACACGAcctttcctttttggaaacttgCATTTTAAGAGCGTTCATAGTTTTAAGAATTTTTTAAGAACTTCCCAGGAAACGAATCAGGTCATAAAACCATCTCATTTTGTCTTGCACAAACTGCACCAAATAACTCAACCAGATATAGAAAAACTTTCCAGCCGAATGGAATgtcaaaatttgaaatggCTAGAGTTTTATGTTTGCCCTAGAATAACTCCGCCTTTGGCTTGGTTTGATaatcttcaaaagcttGAAAAGCTTATAATTCCAGGTAACAAACACATTGATGACAATTTTCTACTACGACTATCACAGAATTTACCAAATCTAAAACACTTGGATTTAAGAGCATGTGATAATGTCAGTGACTCAGGTGTTGTTTGTATTGCTTTTAATTGtccaaaattgaaaaattttaacaTCGGAAGGCACAGACAAGGGAACTTGATTACTAGTGTCTCACTAGTGGCACTAGGAAAATACACACAAGTAGAAACTGTGGGATTTGCAGGTTGTGATATCGATGACGCTGGTATTTGGGAATTTGCTCGATTAAATGGAGAAAATGTTAAAAGATTATCTCTAAACTCCTGCCACCTTTTGAGTGATTATTCTTTACCcattctttttgctttGAACTCTTTTCCGAATTTGGCAGTTTTAGAAATCAGAAACTTGGATAAAATAACTGACGTGAGGCACTTCGTCAAGTATAACCTGTGGAAGAAGTCAATGAGCGCTCCGATTTTGATCGAAGCATGTGAACGTATTACAAAGTTGATtgatgaggaagaaaacAGGATCAAAAGAATCAACTCCTTTATTGCCTTGAAAGATATGACAGCCTGGGCTAATGCAGATGACGAAATGCAGGACAAGCTATGGTGA